A stretch of the Dioscorea cayenensis subsp. rotundata cultivar TDr96_F1 chromosome 4, TDr96_F1_v2_PseudoChromosome.rev07_lg8_w22 25.fasta, whole genome shotgun sequence genome encodes the following:
- the LOC120258534 gene encoding conserved oligomeric Golgi complex subunit 4, producing MAMAFSPRSITPIIIPSSDPNPSAPDPSPSIDFGNPDSLSEIRSLTDVGTMTHLLHECVAYQRSLDLRLESLLSTRTDLDRHLSSLSRSSHLLDLARSEASHLLLSLQSASSLADSVSRKVRSLDLAQSRALSALSRADAILRRSHLLDLCRRSLSSDDLESAADSIRSFLEIDAQFPDPSSDHRDQLLHLKRDLESTIRKRLSAAIDQRDHPSILRYVRIFPPLGLQEEGLQTYVSYLKKVIALRSRLEFEHLAELAEQAPPQSNQLNFVGCITNLFKDIVLAVEENDEILRSLCGEDGIVYAILELQDECDSRGTQILKKYMDHRKLARLASEINSYSKNLLSVGVLEGPDPREVEMYLEEILSLTQLGEDYTEFMISKIRGLASVDPKLGPRATKAFRSGSFSRMVQDLTGFYVILEEFFMVENVRKAIKIDEHVPDSLTTSMVDDVFYVLQSCCRRAISTTSINSVFAVLSGAMNLLSNEYQEALQQKMRELNLGAKLFLGGVGVQKTGTDLSTALNNMDVSTEYVLKLKHEIEEQCAEAFPAPADREKLKSCLSELGEISSSFKQILNAGLEQLVVTVTPRIRPVLDSVGTISYELTDAEYEENEMNDPWVQKLLHAVETNIVWLQSAMTSNNYDSLVHLIIDFIVKRLEVIMMQKKFSQLGGLQLDREVRALVNHFSEMTQRPVRDKFARLSQMTTILNFERVSEILDFWGENAGHMTWLLTPAEVRRVLGLRTDFKAEAIAALRL from the exons ATGGCGATGGCCTTCTCTCCAAGGAGCATCACCCCCATCATCATCCCCTCTTCAGACCCCAACCCCTCTGCCCCAGACCCTTCCCCTTCAATCGACTTCGGGAACCCTGATTCCCTCTCGGAGATCCGCTCCCTCACCGACGTCGGCACCATGACTCACCTCCTCCACGAGTGCGTCGCCTACCAGCGGTCCCTCGACCTCCGTCTCGAGTCCCTCCTCTCTACCCGCACTGATCTCGACCGCCACCTCTCCTCCCTCTCGCGCTCTTCCCACCTCCTCGACCTTGCCCGCTCCGAAGCCTCCCACCTCCTCCTTTCCCTCCAGTCCGCCTCCTCCCTCGCCGACTCCGTCAGCCGCAAGGTTCGCTCCCTCGATCTCGCGCAGTCTCGCGCTCTCTCCGCCCTCTCCCGCGCTGACGCTATCCTCCGCCGCTCCCACCTCCTCGATCTCTGCCGCCGCTCTCTCTCCTCCGACGATCTCGAGTCAGCCGCCGACTCCATCCGCTCCTTCCTCGAGATCGACGCTCAATTCCCCGACCCCTCCTCCGATCACCGCGACCAGCTTCTCCACCTCAAACGTGATCTTGAATCCACCATCCGGAAACGCCTATCGGCCGCCATTGATCAACGTGACCATCCGTCCATCCTCCGCTACGTCCGCATCTTCCCTCCTCTCGGTCTTCAAGAAGAAGGGTTGCAGACTTACGTTTCATATCTGAAAAAGGTCATAGCCCTCCGATCCCGATTGGAGTTCGAGCACCTTGCTGAGCTCGCCGAGCAGGCTCCACCGCAGAGCAACCAACTGAACTTTGTTGGATGCATTACCAATCTCTTCAAAGACATTGTACTTGCTGTTGAGGAGAATGATGAGATCCTCCGCAGCCTTTGCGGAGAGGACGGTATTGTATATGCTATACTTGAGCTCCAGGATGAATGTGATTCGCGGGGAACTCAGATCTTGAAGAAGTACATGGATCACCGGAAGCTCGCCCGGTTGGCATCGGAGATTAACTCGTATAGCAAGAACTTGCTCTCGGTGGGAGTTTTGGAAGGACCGGACCCGAGGGAGGTCGAAATGTATCTGGAGGAGATCTTATCACTAACGCAGCTTGGCGAGGACTACACCGAGTTCATGATTTCAAAGATTCGGGGGCTTGCTTCTGTAGATCCCAAGCTTGGTCCACGGGCAACCAAGGCATTCCGGAGTGGAAGCTTCAGTAGAATGGTGCAAGATCTCACTGGGTTTTATGTGATTCTTGAGGAATTCTTTATGGTGGAGAACGTTAGGAAGGCAATTAAGATCGATGAGCATGTGCCAGATAGTTTGACAACTTCGATGGTGGATGATGTGTTTTATGTGTTGCAGAGCTGTTGTAGGAGAGCGATCTCAACAACTAGTATTAACTCAGTTTTTGCAGTGCTCAGTGGGGCAATGAATCTACTGAGCAATGAGTATCAGGAGGCATTGCAACAGAAGATGAGGGAGCTGAATTTGGGGGCAAAACTCTTCTTAGGGGGAGTAGGGGTGCAGAAAACAGGGACGGATCTGTCCACGGCTTTGAACAATATGGATGTGAGCACAGAGTACGTTTTGAAGCTCAAGCATGAGATTGAGGAGCAGTGTGCTGAG GCTTTCCCTGCACCAGCTGACAGAGAAAAGCTGAAATCTTGTCTGTCTGAACTTGGGGAAATTAGCAGCAGCTTCAAGCAGATCCTAAATGCAGGATTGGAGCAGCTAGTCGTCACGGTGACCCCTCGCATCCGACCAGTACTGGACAGTGTTGGGACCATTAGCTATGAGCTCACTGATGCTGAGTACGAAGAAAATGAGATGAATGATCCATGGGTTCAGAAACTTCTTCATGCTGTTGAGACTAATATTGTGTGGCTCCAATCAGCTATGACATCCAACAATTATGATTCATTGGTTCATCTGATAATCGATTTCATTGTGAAGAGGCTTGAGGTGATCATGATGCAGAAGAAGTTCAGCCAGCTTGGTGGCCTCCAACTTGATCGGGAGGTAAGAGCATTGGTGAATCATTTCTCAGAGATGACTCAAAGACCAGTGAGAGACAAATTTGCTCGCCTCTCCCAGATGACAACCATCCTCAACTTCGAGAGGGTCTCTGAGATTCTGGACTTCTGGGGAGAGAATGCAGGACATATGACATGGTTGCTTACTCCAGCTGAGGTTAGGAGGGTGTTGGGTCTTAGAACAGACTTCAAAGCTGAAGCTATTGCTGCTTTGAGGTTGTAG
- the LOC120258535 gene encoding subtilisin-like protease SBT3.3 produces the protein MLTTLLGSKEEALSSIRYNYKHGFSGFAAMLTESQANAIAELPDVLSIRPNRAYKVHTTRSWDYLGLHYNQSKGLLHDSKLGEDVIIGVVDTGIWPESLSFSDAGLGPIPTRWKGICQTGVGFSASNCSRKIIGARWYNNDLNSKDLQGEYLSARDSNGHGTHTASTAAGVLVKNVSVHGLAAGAARGGAPRARLAIYKACWGSNGSCSDAAVLKAIDDAIHDGVDVLSLSIGGNGYPEASLNAVAKGVSLVFAGGNDGPVTHTVENALPWVVTVAASTIDRSFPTRITLGNDQVLVGQGINYLTEQEIFVRLFDGQSCDVDSLNNTDVAGSIVICHPNDVTSWNPRSDLITSIENVITANGVGIIYAQYTNNLLFVVEVCNNAGVICAIVDFEVANQIIKYHDIIISTNSTSPMVKVSQTKDVVGPSVLSPKIASFSSRGPSVDFPELLKPDIAAPGVTILAAKGSAYGFDTGTSMACPHVSGIIALLKSLHPYWSPAAIKSALVTTASITNEHGWPIEAEGIPRKLADPFDFGGGNVNPNRAADPGLIFDIDPKDYLKYFNCSIGIQDACDSTKPLYYLNLPSISIPNLKTTVTISRTVTNVGSTDAAYEAVLESPVGVKMVVEPPVLIFNATHTVQTFKVEFTATVKLQGDYTFGSLTWYDKEDHRVRIPIATRIVIQDFFADAS, from the exons ATGCTTACTACTCTGCTTGGGAG CAAGGAGGAAGCTCTGAGTTCCATTCGCTACAACTACAAGCATGGGTTTTCAGGCTTTGCAGCAATGCTCACAGAGTCTCAGGCAAATGCCATTGCAG AATTGCCTGATGTGCTAAGCATTAGGCCAAACCGTGCCTATAAAGTCCATACTACTCGAAGCTGGGACTACCTTGGACTACACTACAACCAATCAAAAGGATTACTGCATGACAGTAAACTTGGAGAGGATGTCATAATAGGAGTTGTTGATACTG GAATATGGCCGGAGTCTCTGAGCTTCAGTGACGCTGGTCTCGGACCAATACCGACACGATGGAAAGGCATTTGCCAGACTGGAGTCGGCTTCAGTGCCAGCAATTGTAGCCGAAAAATCATCGGAGCTCGTTGGTACAACAATGATTTAAATTCAAAGGACCTCCAAGGTGAATACTTATCTGCCAGAGACTCCAACGGGCATGGAACACACACAGCGTCCACAGCTGCTGGTGTTCTCGTTAAAAACGTGAGTGTGCATGGACTGGCTGCTGGTGCAGCGCGTGGAGGAGCACCTCGAGCAAGGTTGGCAATATACAAAGCATGCTGGGGAAGCAATGGAAGTTGCTCTGATGCTGCGGTGCTTAAAGCCATAGACGATGCGATACATGATGGAGTTGACGTGCTATCTTTATCCATTGGAGGAAATGGGTACCCTGAGGCTTCTTTGAATGCGGTGGCCAAAGGAGTTAGTCTTGTTTTTGCTGGTGGGAATGATGGCCCTGTCACACATACTGTAGAAAATGCTCTTCCGTGGGTGGTCACGGTGGCAGCTTCCACCATTGATCGCTCTTTTCCTACTCGCATCACTCTCGGAAATGATCAAGTTCTGGTG GGCCAAGGAATCAACTATCTAACAGAGCAGGAAATTTTTGTACGATTGTTTGATGGTCAAAg TTGCGATGTTGATTCGTTGAATAACACTGATGTTGCTGGAAGTATTGTTATATGTCATCCAAATGATGTTACTTCATGGAATCCAAGATCCGATCTAATCACGTCCATAGAAAATGTCATTACAGCAAATGGCGTGGGAATTATATATGCACAATACACCAACAATCTTCTATTTGTTGTTGAAGTGTGTAATAATGCTGGAGTTATTTGTGCCATAGTAGATTTTGAGGTGGCCaaccaaattataaaatatcatgatattattattag TACTAACAGCACTAGTCCAATGGTCAAGGTGAGCCAAACCAAAGATGTTGTAGGGCCAAGTGTCCTTTCACCCAAAATTGcctcattctcatcaagagGTCCTAGTGTGGATTTCCCTGAATTGCTCAAG CCTGATATTGCTGCACCTGGAGTTACAATCTTGGCAGCAAAGGGAAGCGCTTACGGTTTTGATACTGGAACCTCCATGGCATGCCCTCATGTTTCTGGTATTATTGCCCTCCTTAAGTCACTCCACCCTTACTGGTCTCCTGCAGCCATTAAATCAGCATTGGTTACAACTG CATCAATCACCAATGAGCATGGATGGCCAATAGAGGCAGAGGGAATACCAAGAAAGCTTGCTGATCCTTTTGACTTTGGTGGTGGGAATGTCAACCCTAACAGGGCTGCTGATCCAGGTCTCATCTTTGATATTGACCCAAAAGACTATCTCAAGTACTTCAATTGCTCAATTGGCATTCAAGATGCTTGTGATTCAACAAAGCCTCTGTACTACTTGAACTTACCATCCATCTCCATTCCCAACCTCAAGACAACAGTCACTATTTCGAGAACAGTTACTAATGTTGGTTCAACTGATGCTGCATATGAAGCTGTCTTAGAGTCTCCTGTGGGTGTTAAGATGGTTGTTGAGCCTCCAGTTTTGATCTTCAATGCCACCCACACGGTGCAAACTTTTAAAGTGGAATTCACTGCCACTGTCAAGCTGCAAGGAGATTATACATTTGGTAGCTTGACTTGGTATGACAAAGAAGACCACAGAGTTAGGATTCCAATTGCTACTCGGATAGTGATCCAAGATTTCTTTGCTGACGCCTCCTAG